In Acidaminococcus timonensis, one DNA window encodes the following:
- the glyA gene encoding serine hydroxymethyltransferase, translated as MNQQPLNQADPQVAAAIGEELGRQRHKIELIASENFVSPAVMQAMGTVLTNKYAEGYPGHRYYGGCEFVDKVEELARQRACQLFGAEHANVQPHCGANANLAAFFAFVKPGDTVMGMNLSEGGHLSHGSPVNISGKYFHIVLYGVDPETERIDYDKLEKIAKECRPKMIIGGASAYPRIIDFERMAAIAHEVDAVLMIDMAHIAGLVAAGLHPSPVPYADVVTTTTHKTLRGPRGGMILCPEKYAKQVDKAVFPGTQGGPLMHIIAAKAVALGEALKPEFKEYQKQIIKNAAAMADELTKQGLRLVSGGTDNHLVLVDTRSKNLTGKDAEHMLDAIGITCNKNTIPNDPESPFVTSGIRLGAPAATTRGFKEDDFREVARIIGLVLSNPGREEAQKEAAGRVAALCEKYPLYPNL; from the coding sequence ATGAATCAACAACCTTTGAATCAGGCTGATCCTCAGGTAGCGGCAGCTATCGGAGAAGAACTGGGAAGACAACGGCATAAGATCGAACTGATCGCATCGGAGAACTTCGTCTCTCCGGCTGTGATGCAGGCCATGGGGACTGTCCTCACCAACAAATATGCGGAAGGATATCCCGGCCACCGGTACTATGGCGGCTGCGAATTCGTGGATAAAGTGGAAGAACTGGCCCGGCAGAGAGCCTGCCAGCTGTTCGGTGCGGAACATGCCAACGTACAGCCCCACTGCGGCGCCAACGCCAACCTGGCTGCCTTCTTCGCCTTTGTGAAGCCCGGTGATACGGTCATGGGCATGAATCTGTCCGAAGGCGGGCACCTGTCCCACGGATCCCCTGTCAACATTTCCGGCAAATACTTCCATATCGTTCTCTACGGCGTGGATCCGGAAACGGAACGGATCGACTATGACAAACTGGAAAAGATTGCGAAAGAATGCCGGCCGAAGATGATCATCGGTGGTGCCAGCGCCTATCCCCGGATCATCGACTTTGAACGGATGGCGGCCATCGCCCATGAAGTGGACGCCGTCCTGATGATCGATATGGCCCACATTGCCGGCCTGGTGGCTGCCGGACTGCATCCCAGCCCGGTTCCCTATGCGGACGTGGTGACCACCACCACCCACAAGACCCTGCGCGGGCCCCGGGGCGGCATGATCCTGTGCCCGGAAAAATATGCCAAGCAGGTTGACAAGGCAGTATTCCCCGGCACCCAGGGCGGCCCGCTGATGCACATCATTGCAGCCAAGGCCGTTGCGCTGGGAGAAGCCCTGAAACCGGAATTCAAGGAATACCAGAAACAGATCATCAAAAACGCCGCTGCCATGGCGGATGAACTGACGAAACAGGGACTGCGGCTGGTTTCCGGCGGCACCGACAACCATCTGGTGCTGGTGGATACCCGGTCCAAGAACCTGACCGGCAAGGATGCGGAACATATGCTGGATGCCATTGGCATCACCTGCAACAAGAACACCATCCCCAACGATCCGGAAAGCCCCTTCGTCACCAGCGGTATCCGTCTGGGTGCCCCTGCTGCCACCACCCGCGGCTTCAAGGAAGACGATTTCCGGGAAGTGGCCAGGATCATCGGCCTGGTGCTGAGCAATCCCGGCAGGGAAGAAGCCCAGAAAGAAGCAGCCGGCCGGGTGGCTGCCCTGTGTGAAAAATATCCCCTGTATCCGAATCTGTAA
- the fliB gene encoding flagellin lysine-N-methylase: MISLIPDGFNDFHCKGGACRHTCCQVWIIDIDEDTAAYYQHLEGPLGEKLRASMEKSREGWHFRLNDRGFCPLLEPDGLCQVVKELGDDALCDICAVHPRFFTHVDDEIEEYTLCGTGLCCEETCEILGRLKGPIQFRNEDTGERCTLPELLEDMGWGPIPAELDHFRPILTEAETKKILQQLAETEPIDPAWTREMEQLPEQLPLLMTRQQAYTATCDPDLFDRFYHFILYRQLDKLDAYGPETLIQYARQSTQYIFLKAALTGDPLEAARRWSEQIEYDTENVEKLLEGIEPSQPQMDDKK, encoded by the coding sequence ATGATTTCTCTGATTCCGGACGGATTCAACGATTTCCACTGCAAGGGAGGTGCCTGCCGGCACACCTGCTGCCAGGTTTGGATCATCGACATCGACGAGGATACGGCTGCCTATTACCAGCACCTGGAGGGACCTCTGGGCGAAAAGTTGCGGGCTTCCATGGAGAAAAGCCGGGAAGGATGGCATTTCAGGCTGAATGACAGGGGCTTCTGCCCCCTGCTGGAACCGGACGGACTGTGCCAGGTGGTGAAGGAACTGGGGGACGATGCCCTGTGTGACATCTGCGCCGTCCATCCCCGGTTCTTCACCCACGTGGACGACGAAATCGAGGAATACACCCTGTGCGGAACCGGGTTGTGCTGCGAGGAGACCTGTGAAATCCTGGGCAGACTGAAGGGGCCCATCCAGTTCCGGAATGAAGATACGGGAGAGCGCTGCACCCTTCCGGAACTGCTGGAGGACATGGGCTGGGGTCCCATCCCGGCGGAACTGGATCATTTCAGGCCCATCCTTACGGAAGCAGAAACAAAAAAAATCTTACAGCAGCTGGCGGAAACAGAGCCCATCGACCCTGCCTGGACCAGGGAAATGGAGCAGCTGCCGGAACAGCTTCCCCTCCTGATGACCCGGCAGCAGGCTTACACGGCAACCTGTGATCCCGACCTGTTTGACCGGTTCTACCATTTCATCCTCTACCGCCAGCTGGACAAGCTGGACGCGTACGGGCCGGAAACCCTGATCCAGTATGCCCGCCAGAGCACCCAGTACATCTTCCTGAAGGCGGCCCTCACCGGCGACCCGCTGGAAGCCGCCCGCCGCTGGTCGGAACAGATCGAGTACGATACGGAGAATGTGGAGAAATTGCTGGAAGGGATCGAACCGTCCCAGCCGCAGATGGACGACAAAAAATGA
- the upp gene encoding uracil phosphoribosyltransferase produces the protein MQVHVVNHPLIKEKMTHLRDKKTQPRNFRRLLDEIAQLLLFEVTRDLPLRETKVTTPLAETTGYELAVSGITVVPILRAGLGFLDAVLDLIPEARVGHIGLTRDEETLEPIKYYCKIPKDKDAEIILIDPMLATGGSAAAALTMLKADGYKHFRFMCLVAAPEGVELVNREHPDVPIYTAALDDHLNEHGYIVPGLGDAGDRVFGTVE, from the coding sequence ATGCAAGTCCATGTTGTGAACCATCCCCTGATCAAAGAAAAGATGACCCATTTGCGGGATAAAAAGACCCAGCCCCGGAACTTCCGGCGCCTGCTGGACGAAATTGCCCAGCTGCTGCTGTTCGAAGTGACCCGGGATCTGCCCCTGCGGGAAACGAAAGTGACCACGCCTCTGGCGGAAACCACCGGATATGAACTGGCGGTCAGCGGCATCACGGTAGTACCCATCCTGCGGGCCGGTCTGGGATTCCTGGATGCGGTGCTGGATCTGATCCCCGAAGCACGGGTAGGACACATCGGCCTGACCCGGGACGAGGAGACACTGGAACCCATCAAATACTATTGCAAGATCCCCAAGGACAAGGATGCGGAGATCATCCTGATCGACCCCATGCTGGCAACCGGCGGCAGTGCCGCTGCGGCCCTGACCATGCTGAAAGCGGACGGGTATAAACACTTCCGCTTCATGTGTCTGGTGGCTGCACCGGAAGGGGTGGAACTGGTGAACAGGGAACATCCGGACGTGCCCATCTATACGGCTGCCCTGGATGACCATCTGAATGAACATGGTTACATTGTACCGGGCCTGGGCGATGCCGGGGACCGGGTATTCGGAACGGTGGAATAA
- a CDS encoding deoxycytidylate deaminase, with the protein MDRPDWDSYFMEIAEVVSKRSTCLRRKVGAVLVKDRQILATGYNGTPKGLPHCEEVGCLREKLHVPSGQNHELCRGIHAEQNAVIQAAVNGVSTQGATLYCTHQPCVVCSKILINAGIKRIVYAHPYPDKLAQEMLHSDTALQLEEFHKK; encoded by the coding sequence ATGGACAGACCCGATTGGGATAGTTACTTTATGGAAATCGCCGAGGTGGTTTCCAAACGATCCACCTGTCTGAGACGGAAGGTGGGCGCTGTGCTGGTGAAGGATCGGCAGATCCTGGCCACCGGGTATAACGGGACCCCCAAGGGCCTGCCCCACTGCGAAGAAGTGGGGTGCCTGCGGGAGAAACTCCATGTGCCCAGTGGACAGAACCATGAACTGTGCCGGGGCATCCATGCGGAACAGAACGCGGTGATCCAGGCGGCGGTCAACGGGGTATCCACCCAGGGGGCCACACTCTACTGTACCCATCAGCCCTGTGTGGTGTGCTCCAAAATCCTGATCAACGCCGGGATCAAACGGATCGTGTACGCCCATCCCTATCCGGACAAGCTGGCCCAGGAAATGCTCCACAGCGACACGGCATTGCAGCTGGAAGAATTCCATAAGAAATGA